From Micavibrio sp. TMED2, the proteins below share one genomic window:
- a CDS encoding cell filamentation protein Fic: MPFIHENTDWPNLIWDSDKLSTELAALRYREGQLVGRMQGLGFVLRQEASLKTLTDDVVKSSAIEGEDLNPDEVRSSIARHLGLDVGGLVSSSRNVEGIVEMMLDATQNFSEPLTSNRLFGWHAALFPTGRSGMQKITVGGWRPSSAGAMQVVSGPYGREKVHFEAPDANRLPTEMAKFLEWFNTPSSTDPVLRAGIAHFWFVTIHPFEDGNGRIARAIADMSLARADKSKGRFYSMSAQIETERKDYYDQLEAQQRGGLDITPWLNWFLNCLGRAFDRAEETLEAVLYKAKLWDKANHNPVNERQRLVINRMLEDGWQGHLYTSKYARLAKCSTDTALRDIRELLETGILLQNPGGGRSTSYRLIEPDQLQP; this comes from the coding sequence ATGCCCTTTATTCATGAGAACACAGATTGGCCAAATTTAATCTGGGACAGTGATAAACTGTCCACAGAATTGGCTGCTTTACGCTATCGAGAAGGGCAACTGGTTGGCCGGATGCAAGGTTTGGGCTTCGTTCTAAGGCAGGAAGCAAGCCTCAAGACCCTGACCGACGATGTTGTTAAATCATCAGCGATTGAGGGTGAAGACCTAAACCCTGACGAAGTCCGTTCGTCTATTGCCCGCCACCTTGGCCTTGATGTGGGTGGCCTCGTCTCATCAAGCCGAAATGTGGAAGGCATCGTGGAAATGATGCTTGATGCCACTCAGAACTTTTCAGAACCATTGACCAGCAACCGACTTTTCGGTTGGCACGCAGCTCTTTTCCCTACTGGCCGCAGCGGCATGCAGAAAATTACCGTAGGTGGCTGGCGACCATCGAGTGCCGGTGCCATGCAGGTGGTTTCAGGCCCTTATGGGCGGGAAAAGGTCCATTTTGAAGCCCCCGATGCCAATAGGCTGCCAACTGAAATGGCAAAGTTTCTGGAATGGTTCAACACACCTTCTTCGACCGACCCCGTTCTCCGGGCTGGAATCGCCCATTTCTGGTTTGTCACGATCCACCCGTTTGAAGATGGGAATGGCCGTATTGCGCGCGCAATCGCAGATATGTCACTTGCGCGTGCTGACAAAAGCAAGGGTCGCTTTTACAGCATGTCCGCCCAGATCGAGACGGAACGAAAAGATTACTATGATCAGCTTGAAGCGCAGCAGCGAGGTGGGCTCGATATAACGCCCTGGCTGAACTGGTTTTTGAACTGCTTGGGCCGGGCCTTTGACAGAGCCGAAGAAACGCTTGAAGCGGTCCTCTATAAGGCCAAGCTGTGGGACAAGGCCAACCACAATCCCGTGAACGAACGGCAGCGGCTGGTCATCAACCGGATGCTGGAAGATGGCTGGCAAGGCCATCTGTACACATCAAAATATGCCAGGCTCGCCAAGTGCTCGACCGACACTGCCTTACGCGACATTCGAGAGCTGCTTGAAACTGGCATTCTGCTTCAAAATCCCGGTGGTGGCCGAAGCACCAGCTACAGACTGATCGAACCAGACCAACTCCAGCCCTGA
- a CDS encoding elongation factor 3, with protein sequence MSSPPLLSLQDIHLSFGGQPLFTGADMFVHERDRVGLIGRNGSGKSTLMKIAAGLIKPDQGDRFVQPGITVRYLEQAPDFSHFDTTLKAVEDGLADGDLAFKAQLLLDQMGLTGKEDPRHLSGGESRRVALARALAPDPDILLLDEPTNHLDLPMIDWLEESLRASNTALVLISHDRRFLEGLTRRMIWLDRGTSRTLNQGFKAFEQWRDEVLDAEEAEQHKLKKKIEAEEHWLRHGVSGRRKRNVRRLGQLHTLRTERVERRAKRIQDYKLNVGEGDISGHRVILARNLTKRYGDRTIVQGFDTMIMRGDRVALVGPNGAGKTTLLKMLTGEIETDEGRVKLGTNLEVVSLDQQRKLLDPRLTIYETLTEGQGEMLQIGEESRHVYGYMKDFLFPPNMARTPVSALSGGERGRLALAVAMSRRSNLLVLDEPTNDLDLETLDLLEEMVSAYEGTVLLVSHDRDFLDRAVSSVIAPDPVAAAKGEIGVWAEYAGGYADMRRQQDAALARLPQKSSEAAPAKPKVSSKTKPTEKKAAKAKLSYKDQYALDTLPGKIEQLEAEMAKLEQALAAPDAFTKDAAKFQTNANRLAALKSERDAAEEQWLELEMKREEIEATG encoded by the coding sequence ATGTCCTCACCGCCACTGTTAAGCCTGCAAGATATTCACCTGTCCTTCGGTGGCCAGCCACTGTTTACCGGGGCGGATATGTTTGTGCATGAGCGGGACCGAGTCGGCCTGATCGGGCGCAACGGCTCCGGCAAGTCGACCCTGATGAAAATCGCCGCCGGTCTGATCAAGCCGGATCAGGGCGACCGTTTCGTCCAGCCCGGCATCACCGTCCGCTATCTGGAACAGGCGCCCGACTTCAGCCATTTCGATACCACGCTCAAGGCGGTCGAGGACGGCCTCGCCGATGGCGACCTCGCGTTCAAGGCCCAGTTGCTGCTCGACCAGATGGGGCTGACCGGCAAGGAAGATCCGCGCCACCTCTCGGGCGGGGAAAGCCGCCGGGTGGCGCTCGCCCGGGCACTGGCCCCCGACCCCGATATCCTGCTGCTGGATGAGCCGACCAACCATCTCGATCTGCCGATGATCGACTGGCTCGAGGAAAGCCTGCGCGCGAGCAATACCGCCCTCGTCCTGATCAGCCACGACCGCCGCTTCCTCGAGGGACTGACCCGGCGGATGATCTGGCTCGACCGCGGCACCAGCCGTACCCTCAATCAGGGGTTCAAGGCATTCGAGCAATGGCGCGATGAAGTGCTCGATGCGGAAGAGGCCGAACAGCATAAGCTGAAGAAAAAGATCGAGGCCGAGGAACACTGGCTGCGCCACGGCGTCAGTGGTCGGCGCAAGCGCAATGTCCGCCGCCTCGGCCAACTGCATACCCTGCGCACCGAACGGGTCGAGCGCCGGGCCAAGCGGATACAGGATTACAAGCTGAATGTCGGCGAGGGTGACATATCCGGCCACCGGGTCATTCTCGCCCGCAACCTGACCAAGCGCTATGGCGACCGCACCATCGTGCAGGGCTTCGACACCATGATCATGCGCGGCGACCGGGTGGCGCTCGTCGGCCCGAACGGTGCCGGCAAGACCACCCTGCTGAAGATGCTGACCGGTGAGATCGAGACCGATGAAGGCCGGGTCAAGCTCGGCACAAATCTGGAGGTTGTCTCCCTCGACCAGCAGCGCAAACTGCTCGATCCGCGCCTGACCATTTATGAGACCCTGACCGAGGGACAGGGCGAGATGCTGCAGATCGGCGAAGAGAGCCGGCATGTCTATGGCTATATGAAGGACTTCCTGTTCCCGCCAAATATGGCACGCACACCTGTCTCCGCCCTGTCCGGCGGTGAGCGCGGACGCCTAGCCCTTGCCGTCGCCATGTCGCGCCGGTCAAACCTGCTGGTGCTGGACGAGCCGACCAACGATCTCGACCTCGAAACCCTCGACCTGCTTGAGGAAATGGTCTCGGCCTATGAGGGCACGGTTCTGCTGGTCAGCCACGACCGGGACTTCCTCGACCGTGCGGTCAGCAGCGTCATTGCCCCCGACCCGGTGGCCGCCGCCAAGGGCGAGATCGGTGTCTGGGCCGAATATGCCGGTGGTTATGCCGATATGCGCCGCCAACAGGACGCGGCACTGGCCCGCCTGCCGCAGAAATCGAGCGAGGCCGCACCGGCAAAGCCGAAAGTCAGTAGCAAGACAAAACCTACTGAAAAAAAAGCCGCGAAGGCCAAGCTGTCCTACAAGGACCAGTATGCCCTAGACACCCTGCCCGGCAAGATCGAGCAGTTGGAAGCGGAGATGGCAAAGCTGGAACAGGCACTGGCCGCCCCCGATGCCTTCACCAAAGACGCGGCGAAATTCCAGACCAACGCCAACCGCCTCGCCGCCCTGAAATCAGAACGCGACGCCGCTGAGGAACAATGGCTGGAACTGGAAATGAAACGCGAGGAAATAGAGGCAACCGGCTGA
- a CDS encoding cation transporter, whose amino-acid sequence MGHNHHHSDPSQIGERRLWWAVLANILLTFAQIIGGAVSGSLSLIADALHNFSDAASLLIALVAIRIGRKPPDQFKTFGYKRAETVAALINLTTLIIIGLYLCYEAIMRFITPEPVAGWMVVIVAGIALAVDVFTALLTYSQSKTSMNIKAAFLHNVTDALASVGVIIAGALILLYGWVWTDAAMTLLISGYVLYQGFTETPKVIHLLMEGAPKGLNMQNVTSVMEAVEGVLNVHHVHVWQLDEHRNALEAHVVLEKDTDMDALKRCLKKLLQDKFEIEHSTLEFENNTCSSHSDPKNV is encoded by the coding sequence ATGGGGCATAATCATCACCATAGCGACCCCTCTCAAATAGGCGAGCGCCGCCTTTGGTGGGCGGTGCTTGCCAATATCCTTTTAACATTTGCTCAAATTATCGGTGGGGCTGTATCAGGCAGTTTGTCACTAATTGCTGATGCACTGCATAATTTCAGTGATGCCGCCTCGCTTCTTATTGCGCTGGTTGCGATACGCATAGGCCGTAAACCACCCGATCAGTTCAAAACATTCGGCTATAAGCGTGCGGAAACCGTGGCAGCGCTCATCAATTTAACTACGCTTATCATCATAGGCTTGTATCTATGCTATGAAGCGATCATGCGCTTTATCACGCCGGAGCCGGTGGCGGGATGGATGGTCGTTATCGTCGCCGGAATTGCATTAGCCGTTGATGTTTTTACCGCACTGCTCACTTATAGCCAGTCCAAAACCAGTATGAATATCAAGGCGGCTTTTCTGCACAACGTAACAGATGCTCTCGCATCCGTTGGTGTTATCATCGCTGGGGCGCTTATTCTACTTTATGGCTGGGTTTGGACAGATGCAGCTATGACTTTACTGATATCAGGGTATGTTCTTTACCAAGGCTTCACCGAAACTCCCAAAGTTATTCACCTCCTTATGGAGGGAGCACCAAAAGGCCTGAATATGCAGAATGTGACTTCAGTCATGGAAGCTGTTGAGGGTGTATTAAATGTTCATCATGTGCATGTATGGCAGCTTGATGAACATCGTAATGCTTTAGAAGCTCACGTAGTGTTGGAAAAAGATACTGACATGGATGCGCTGAAAAGATGCCTTAAAAAACTGCTTCAAGATAAATTTGAGATAGAACATTCGACACTCGAATTTGAAAATAACACATGTAGTTCTCATTCTGACCCCAAGAATGTTTAG
- a CDS encoding integrase, with the protein MAVIDKRVGKKGVSYRARVRVHGYPVQAKTFKRLTDAQTWAKRIETQIADGEFRNVSTQAKKQTLADVINKYREDVLPHKAPSSQRVENTYLNHWERELGSYALSFLTHEIISKKVAELKNAGDQRELLEEGQKPNKPKSPKTVKHYRDNLEILLNHAQKWGWLGAANPMQGVGRITKANKERVRFLDDDERQALLAACKASPNPQLYAVVVFALSTGARKNEILKLKLKDLDLDRQVAILRETKNRETRKVPIVGYLKDVLLDHLDWRKDYVANMENGSDFIFPRTDGKQPIDIRKAWENARDKAGIVDFRFHDLRHSAASYLAMNGASQLEIAEVLGHKTLQMVKRYSHLSEDHTRDVVEKMNSKIFKPKS; encoded by the coding sequence TTGGCAGTTATTGATAAACGTGTTGGCAAAAAAGGCGTAAGTTACCGCGCCCGCGTTCGGGTGCATGGCTATCCTGTCCAAGCCAAAACATTCAAACGCCTGACCGATGCCCAAACATGGGCCAAACGTATCGAAACGCAAATTGCCGATGGCGAGTTCCGCAATGTTTCAACGCAGGCCAAAAAACAAACCCTGGCCGACGTTATCAATAAATATCGTGAAGATGTGCTGCCCCATAAGGCCCCGTCAAGCCAACGGGTGGAAAATACCTATCTGAACCACTGGGAACGGGAACTGGGCAGTTATGCCCTCTCCTTCCTCACTCATGAGATTATCAGCAAGAAGGTTGCCGAGCTTAAAAATGCTGGCGACCAGCGCGAGCTGCTTGAAGAAGGGCAAAAGCCAAACAAGCCCAAGTCACCCAAAACCGTGAAGCACTATCGTGACAATCTGGAAATCCTGCTGAACCATGCCCAAAAGTGGGGTTGGTTGGGTGCTGCGAACCCCATGCAGGGTGTTGGCCGCATTACCAAGGCCAATAAAGAGCGTGTGCGCTTTCTGGATGATGATGAACGCCAGGCCTTACTTGCCGCCTGCAAGGCCAGCCCGAACCCTCAGCTATACGCTGTGGTGGTCTTTGCCTTATCCACCGGCGCACGAAAGAATGAGATTTTAAAGCTGAAGCTCAAAGACCTGGACCTTGACCGCCAGGTGGCCATTCTGCGCGAAACCAAAAACCGCGAAACCCGCAAGGTGCCGATTGTCGGTTATTTGAAAGATGTGCTGCTGGATCACCTAGACTGGCGCAAGGACTATGTAGCGAACATGGAAAATGGCTCAGACTTCATTTTCCCGCGTACCGACGGGAAACAACCTATTGATATTCGTAAGGCTTGGGAAAACGCCCGCGATAAAGCTGGCATTGTGGATTTCCGTTTCCATGATCTGCGCCACAGTGCCGCCAGCTACCTCGCCATGAACGGTGCTAGCCAGCTTGAGATTGCCGAAGTGCTTGGCCACAAAACCCTCCAGATGGTCAAACGCTACTCTCACCTGTCTGAGGATCATACCCGTGATGTGGTCGAAAAGATGAACAGCAAGATTTTTAAGCCGAAAAGCTAG
- a CDS encoding CusA/CzcA family heavy metal efflux RND transporter — protein MLENIVSLSIRHRWLVMIVVLCLCALGIYNFNRLPIDAVPDITNVQVQINTEAAGYSPLEVEQRITFPIETVLAGIPKLDHTRSLSRYGLSQVTVIFEDGTDIYFARQLISEKLQQIKSEVPEGIEPIMGPVSTGLGEIFFYTVEAGEGAKKEDGSAYTPMDLLTIQEWIIVPQLRNLKGVVEVNTIGGYEQQFHVTPYPERLLSYDLTIHDVLQALEKNNDNVGAGYIERNGEQYLVRIPGQVESIEDINKIILAKRDEVTIRIGDVADVKLGSPLRTGAATENGREVVLGTAMMLMGENSQDVAQRVGKKLEEIASSLPEGVVTNAVYDRTTLVERTIKTVEKNLVEGALLVIVILFLLLGNLRAALITAAVIPISMLMTITGMVENKVSGNLMSLGALDFGLIVDGAVIIMENCIRRFGMAQHQLGRLLSKEERFDLAAKATAEVIKPSIFGVIIITVVYLPIFALTGVEGKMFHPMALTVVMALLSALVLSLTFVPAAVATFITGKVDEKEGRIIGGAKKGYEPLLRFTLRRPLPVISFAVALVVVSLFGATRMGAEFVPSLDEGDIAIQALRAPGTSLTQSVEMQFKLEEEVMKFPEVRTIIARIGTAEVATDAMPPNIADIYVLLKPRDEWPNPDKLKADLIEEMEIALEKVPGSAYEFSQPIELRFNELISGVRSDLAVKIYGDDMDQLLASAQDIEKVLRSVSGAADVKVEQVTGLPTLSVVPDRKRLERYGLNVADVQEVVEVAMGGREAGVLYEGDRRFDIVVRLPEHLRSDIETLERLPVPLPLAEMEGADSRPDYVPLKEVADLNIAFGPAQISRENAKRRITVTANVRERDLGSFVAELQEAVKTQVSLPSGYWVEYGGTFEQLISAKTRLMIVVPIALALIFGLLFMAFNSARAALVIFSGVPLALTGGIAALMLRDIPLSISAGVGFIALSGVAVLNGVVMISFIRDLQAKGRALDEAIIEGALTRLRPVLMTALVASLGFVPMAFNVGAGSEVQRPLATVVIGGIISSTILTLLVLPALYKFFPGKNFLKNRRKKKEARYGA, from the coding sequence ATGTTAGAAAATATTGTTTCCCTATCTATACGCCATCGTTGGTTGGTGATGATTGTTGTGCTGTGCTTATGCGCTCTTGGCATTTACAATTTTAATCGTCTTCCGATTGATGCTGTTCCTGATATTACGAATGTGCAAGTGCAAATTAATACTGAGGCAGCAGGATATTCGCCGTTAGAAGTCGAGCAGCGTATCACATTCCCGATTGAAACGGTCTTGGCGGGTATCCCTAAACTTGACCATACTCGCTCATTGTCTCGTTATGGCCTATCGCAAGTAACGGTCATTTTTGAAGATGGCACAGATATTTATTTTGCACGTCAACTTATCAGTGAAAAACTTCAGCAAATAAAAAGTGAGGTGCCAGAAGGAATAGAGCCAATCATGGGGCCTGTCTCAACAGGTCTTGGGGAAATTTTCTTCTATACAGTTGAAGCTGGAGAAGGTGCAAAAAAGGAAGACGGATCAGCTTACACTCCGATGGATTTATTAACCATACAGGAATGGATCATTGTACCGCAGCTTCGTAACTTAAAAGGCGTGGTTGAGGTCAATACGATTGGTGGGTATGAACAACAATTCCATGTGACACCTTATCCCGAACGGTTGCTTAGCTATGACTTGACAATTCATGATGTTTTACAAGCNCTTGAGAAGAACAACGATAACGTCGGCGCGGGTTATATCGAACGCAACGGAGAGCAATATCTAGTTCGTATTCCAGGTCAGGTTGAGAGCATTGAAGATATAAATAAGATCATTCTTGCAAAGCGNGATGAGGTCACNATCCGTATTGGCGATGTTGCCGATGTTAAACTAGGTTCACCTTTACGAACAGGTGCTGCAACTGAGAACGGACGNGAAGTTGTGCTTGGTACGGCCATGATGTTGATGGGAGAAAACTCGCAGGATGTGGCACAGCGTGTTGGGAAAAAACTGGAAGAGATTGCTTCTAGTTTGCCTGAAGGCGTTGTCACGAATGCAGTTTATGACAGAACAACATTGGTAGAGCGTACAATTAAAACAGTCGAGAAGAACCTTGTTGAAGGCGCTTTGCTCGTTATTGTTATTCTTTTCCTGCTTTTGGGTAATCTAAGAGCTGCTTTGATTACAGCGGCGGTTATTCCGATCTCTATGCTGATGACAATTACAGGCATGGTCGAAAACAAGGTATCTGGTAATTTGATGAGCCTTGGCGCGCTGGATTTTGGTCTGATTGTTGATGGCGCGGTTATCATAATGGAGAACTGTATTCGTCGTTTCGGCATGGCACAGCACCAGTTAGGGCGCTTGCTCAGCAAGGAAGAACGCTTTGATCTAGCGGCAAAAGCCACAGCAGAAGTTATCAAGCCCAGTATTTTTGGCGTGATTATTATTACGGTTGTTTATTTGCCGATCTTTGCCCTGACGGGTGTTGAAGGTAAGATGTTCCACCCGATGGCTTTAACGGTTGTGATGGCATTGCTTTCCGCTTTGGTATTATCACTCACTTTTGTGCCTGCAGCGGTTGCTACATTTATCACTGGCAAAGTTGATGAAAAGGAAGGTCGCATTATCGGAGGTGCTAAAAAAGGGTATGAGCCCTTGCTAAGATTTACGCTTCGTCGGCCTTTACCTGTTATTAGTTTTGCTGTTGCTTTAGTCGTTGTCAGCTTGTTTGGGGCCACAAGGATGGGGGCAGAGTTTGTTCCCTCGCTTGATGAGGGAGACATTGCCATACAGGCTCTTCGCGCGCCTGGTACATCATTGACTCAATCTGTAGAGATGCAGTTTAAACTTGAAGAGGAGGTCATGAAATTTCCTGAAGTGCGAACAATTATTGCGCGTATCGGGACAGCAGAAGTTGCCACAGATGCGATGCCACCAAATATCGCTGATATTTATGTTTTGCTTAAGCCTCGTGATGAATGGCCAAACCCTGATAAGTTAAAAGCCGATTTGATTGAGGAAATGGAAATTGCGCTTGAGAAAGTGCCGGGCAGTGCCTATGAATTCTCTCAACCCATCGAACTCCGCTTTAATGAATTGATATCGGGTGTAAGGAGTGATCTAGCCGTAAAGATTTATGGCGATGATATGGATCAGCTTTTAGCTTCCGCGCAAGATATTGAAAAAGTTTTGCGTTCAGTTTCTGGAGCAGCAGACGTCAAGGTTGAACAAGTTACAGGTCTTCCAACGCTCAGCGTCGTTCCTGACCGTAAACGTCTAGAGCGTTATGGATTAAATGTGGCCGATGTCCAAGAAGTGGTGGAAGTTGCCATGGGTGGTCGTGAAGCTGGTGTTCTTTATGAGGGCGATAGACGCTTTGACATTGTTGTGCGCTTGCCGGAACATTTACGCAGTGACATTGAAACATTGGAAAGGCTGCCTGTGCCGTTACCCCTTGCCGAAATGGAGGGAGCTGATAGCAGGCCAGATTATGTTCCACTTAAAGAAGTTGCCGACCTAAACATTGCTTTTGGCCCTGCACAGATCAGCCGAGAAAACGCCAAACGTCGTATTACTGTAACAGCAAATGTTAGAGAGCGAGACCTTGGTAGCTTTGTAGCTGAACTTCAGGAGGCAGTAAAAACTCAAGTAAGCCTTCCTTCTGGTTATTGGGTTGAATATGGGGGGACGTTTGAGCAGCTTATCTCGGCTAAAACAAGACTGATGATTGTTGTTCCTATTGCACTAGCCCTGATTTTCGGCCTGCTATTTATGGCGTTTAACTCTGCGCGTGCCGCACTGGTGATTTTCTCTGGCGTGCCATTGGCTTTAACAGGTGGTATAGCGGCTTTGATGCTTCGCGATATTCCGCTGTCAATTTCTGCAGGGGTTGGTTTTATTGCCCTGTCTGGTGTGGCAGTCTTGAATGGCGTGGTGATGATTTCCTTCATCCGTGATTTGCAGGCCAAAGGTAGAGCACTTGATGAAGCGATTATTGAAGGCGCTTTGACGCGTCTGAGACCTGTTCTGATGACAGCACTTGTGGCCTCTCTTGGGTTCGTCCCGATGGCCTTTAATGTCGGCGCAGGCTCAGAAGTGCAAAGGCCACTGGCGACTGTTGTCATCGGTGGGATTATATCCTCAACCATCCTGACATTGTTGGTTTTGCCAGCTCTGTATAAGTTCTTCCCAGGGAAGAATTTTCTGAAAAACCGTAGAAAGAAAAAAGAGGCGCGGTATGGGGCATAA
- a CDS encoding AMP phosphotransferase, with product MGKKKQQDEIEHWQKRLLKVQHAYARDGRKAMVVLEGWDAAGKGGLIRRIAAGLDPRPLKVWRIGAPGKEELGAHWLRRFWVKVPGAGEIAIFDRSWYGRVLVERVEGFAKPHEWERAYAEINDWEASLAAEGYRIVKLFLDVTPEEQLDRFRDRYNEPAKRWKLTEDDLRNRERWAEYEAAYADMMARTGTDHAPWVHIDFNSKHKGRIDGFKTIEAALAKGVDLAWPDVSPAIHDFFGS from the coding sequence ATGGGCAAGAAAAAGCAGCAGGACGAAATCGAGCATTGGCAAAAACGGTTGCTGAAGGTCCAGCACGCCTATGCCCGCGACGGGCGCAAGGCGATGGTGGTGCTCGAGGGCTGGGATGCCGCGGGCAAGGGCGGGCTGATCCGGCGGATTGCCGCCGGTCTCGACCCGCGCCCGCTCAAGGTCTGGCGCATTGGTGCGCCGGGCAAGGAAGAGCTGGGCGCGCACTGGCTGCGCCGGTTCTGGGTCAAGGTGCCGGGGGCGGGCGAAATCGCGATATTCGACCGCTCATGGTATGGCCGCGTGCTGGTCGAACGGGTCGAAGGCTTCGCCAAACCCCATGAATGGGAGCGGGCCTATGCGGAGATCAATGACTGGGAGGCTTCACTGGCGGCGGAGGGCTACCGTATCGTCAAGCTGTTCCTCGACGTCACGCCGGAAGAACAGCTCGACCGGTTCCGTGACCGCTATAACGAACCGGCCAAGCGCTGGAAACTGACCGAAGATGATCTGCGCAACCGCGAGCGTTGGGCGGAGTACGAGGCTGCCTATGCCGATATGATGGCGCGCACCGGTACCGACCACGCACCGTGGGTCCATATCGACTTCAACAGCAAGCACAAGGGCCGCATCGACGGCTTCAAAACCATTGAAGCCGCCTTGGCCAAGGGCGTCGATCTGGCCTGGCCCGATGTCAGCCCGGCCATCCATGACTTCTTCGGGTCGTAA
- a CDS encoding acyltransferase, producing MLDGLAAREISYAYAAQSKPGEFLIRTLENMTGRPRVIRMAEGYDREVEQGRNFWEVMQERYDIRLEIPPEELARIPATGPVVAVANHPFGILDGLLLGRLLSMARPDFKILAHKVFHKARDLQDVILPVSFDTTREALQTNLSTRRTALDFLASGGCIGIFPGGTVSTSLTPFSQPLDPPWKTFTAKMIQRADPQVVPVYFEGQNSRLFQIASHMHPNLRMGLLIKEFEKWVGQSVTIRIGNPIPKEQIDAHRHDAKLLMDFLRDETYRLSPTPLKDTGYGYNFDD from the coding sequence ATGCTCGACGGCCTTGCGGCACGCGAGATTTCCTATGCCTACGCCGCGCAGAGCAAGCCGGGCGAGTTCCTGATCCGCACCCTTGAGAACATGACCGGTCGGCCCCGGGTGATCCGCATGGCCGAGGGCTATGACCGCGAGGTCGAACAGGGCCGCAACTTCTGGGAAGTAATGCAGGAGCGCTATGATATCCGGCTGGAGATACCACCGGAGGAACTGGCGCGCATTCCGGCAACCGGCCCGGTGGTGGCGGTCGCCAACCACCCGTTCGGTATTCTCGACGGCCTGCTGCTCGGTCGCCTGCTATCCATGGCCCGCCCCGATTTCAAGATCCTCGCGCATAAGGTGTTTCACAAGGCCAGGGATCTGCAGGACGTGATCCTGCCGGTCAGCTTCGACACCACCCGTGAGGCCCTGCAGACCAATCTGAGCACCCGCCGCACCGCGCTCGACTTCCTCGCCAGCGGCGGCTGTATCGGCATCTTTCCCGGCGGCACGGTCTCGACCAGCCTGACCCCGTTCAGCCAGCCCCTCGACCCGCCATGGAAAACCTTTACTGCCAAGATGATCCAGCGCGCCGACCCGCAGGTGGTGCCGGTCTATTTCGAGGGCCAGAACAGCCGCCTGTTCCAGATCGCCAGCCACATGCACCCCAATCTGCGCATGGGCCTGCTGATCAAGGAGTTCGAGAAATGGGTCGGCCAGAGCGTCACCATCCGGATCGGCAACCCGATCCCGAAGGAGCAGATCGACGCCCATCGCCATGACGCCAAGCTGCTCATGGATTTCCTGCGTGACGAGACCTACCGCCTGTCCCCGACCCCGCTGAAAGACACCGGCTACGGCTACAATTTCGACGACTGA